The following coding sequences are from one Leptospira mayottensis 200901116 window:
- a CDS encoding PAS domain S-box protein, with amino-acid sequence MLDTLSSVLRSFFHPIQEGILALDVETETILYLNPALENILGYSSEELQGKSRDFILFSSSYPRKTFTVKHNEPPLKVYWQLRHKSGKKKFVNCTINASTFAGQGILLFYFTDQSEIQQTELRLYYMQSILRTLRLLRQNLRYLTSEVAIFQKLCDTLKENPHYFLVWAFFYKDDELQVLGQSGINSELKLKIHSFISSNIPFPMRRLIDTKDNFIIHEFGNGKYPEWESIFVDYKFRRSLSIGIREKGQFLVGIEILSLEGMAFDSGENFLYEEIISDVHSSLQNAKTERTRIENSKKLQFQGALLNSIEVPLISTDDEGYITYGNPSLEKILGIHKEDFIDLPLGKFIDLSPAILDRLYKEELRTEIKMKIFPDIEVPMLLASSRIRDEYGNSIGTILLLLDITEQKKNEELIRSSEIKLRNLFSAMNNGIVILTPEGIVLEVAPILKFLLFQVLNVTSGENFFSLFDQNVEEELKAGIKNCLDSRRAVFLDLTIRYIEEEENFFSIKILPLKKYREGGETVMLIFSDVTQTKLLDKQLYETARFASIGELAAGIAHEVNNPLQASLLYLEELIEAEESVPAERLEIYKRIEAANVRIRDLIKSLLDLGRTVAREKELVSPYYILLRACELIEVSCKKNGIELKRIANPDLPKIRVSWQEIEQVLINCLVNAVNAISEMEIKPSFPKISIMTQKEFHLNRNSILFIISDNGPGMTKDILDKAFLPLFTTRRGKQGTGLGLAISQRIISEHNGTISLESSPGNGTRVLIRLPI; translated from the coding sequence ATGTTAGACACTTTATCTTCCGTGCTTCGTTCCTTTTTCCATCCGATTCAGGAAGGAATTCTCGCTTTGGATGTGGAAACCGAAACCATTCTTTATCTAAACCCCGCTCTTGAAAATATCCTAGGTTATTCTTCCGAAGAACTCCAAGGGAAATCGCGTGATTTCATTCTTTTTAGTTCCTCGTATCCGAGGAAAACTTTTACGGTCAAACACAACGAACCTCCTTTAAAAGTTTATTGGCAACTCCGGCATAAAAGTGGAAAGAAAAAGTTCGTCAATTGTACGATCAACGCTTCGACTTTTGCCGGGCAAGGGATACTGCTATTTTATTTCACCGATCAGTCCGAAATTCAACAAACCGAACTTAGACTTTATTATATGCAAAGTATCTTAAGGACCTTGAGGCTTTTAAGGCAAAACCTGAGATACTTGACTTCGGAAGTTGCCATCTTCCAGAAACTCTGCGATACTTTGAAGGAAAATCCTCATTACTTTTTAGTCTGGGCCTTTTTTTATAAGGACGATGAACTTCAGGTTTTAGGACAAAGCGGCATAAATTCGGAGTTGAAACTCAAAATTCATTCATTCATTTCTTCGAATATTCCGTTTCCTATGAGGAGACTGATCGATACGAAGGATAACTTTATCATTCACGAGTTTGGAAACGGAAAGTATCCCGAATGGGAATCGATCTTTGTGGATTATAAATTCCGTAGAAGTCTTTCGATCGGAATCCGGGAAAAGGGACAATTCCTCGTCGGAATCGAGATTTTATCCTTGGAAGGAATGGCTTTTGATTCCGGGGAAAATTTTCTCTACGAGGAAATTATTTCTGATGTCCATAGTTCTCTTCAAAACGCGAAAACCGAAAGGACGAGAATAGAAAATTCTAAAAAACTGCAATTCCAAGGGGCGCTTCTTAATTCCATAGAAGTTCCTCTCATTTCCACTGACGACGAGGGTTATATAACTTACGGTAATCCGAGTCTCGAAAAAATATTAGGAATTCATAAAGAGGATTTTATCGACCTTCCTCTGGGAAAATTTATAGATCTATCTCCTGCAATTTTGGACAGGCTTTATAAGGAAGAGTTAAGAACAGAAATTAAAATGAAAATTTTTCCGGATATTGAAGTTCCTATGCTTCTTGCTTCGTCTAGAATCAGGGATGAATACGGAAACTCGATCGGAACAATTCTTTTGCTTCTTGACATCACCGAACAGAAGAAAAACGAGGAACTCATTCGTTCTTCCGAAATCAAACTTAGAAATTTATTTTCCGCAATGAACAACGGGATCGTGATTCTCACTCCGGAAGGAATCGTTCTGGAAGTGGCTCCGATTCTTAAATTTCTTTTATTCCAGGTTTTGAATGTGACTTCCGGAGAGAATTTCTTTTCTCTCTTTGATCAAAATGTAGAGGAAGAACTTAAAGCCGGAATCAAAAATTGTCTTGATTCTCGAAGGGCTGTCTTTCTGGATCTTACGATTCGATATATTGAAGAAGAGGAAAATTTCTTCTCAATCAAAATCCTTCCTCTTAAAAAATATAGAGAGGGCGGGGAGACTGTAATGTTGATCTTTTCGGATGTTACCCAGACGAAACTTTTGGACAAACAACTCTACGAGACTGCCAGGTTCGCTTCCATCGGAGAACTCGCCGCCGGAATCGCACATGAGGTGAACAATCCTCTTCAAGCGAGTCTTCTCTATCTTGAAGAACTCATCGAAGCCGAAGAATCCGTTCCGGCGGAAAGATTAGAAATTTATAAAAGAATTGAAGCGGCTAACGTTCGAATTCGTGACCTCATCAAATCTCTCCTGGATCTGGGAAGAACAGTTGCAAGAGAAAAAGAATTAGTCTCTCCTTATTATATTCTCCTCAGGGCTTGCGAGTTGATTGAAGTTTCGTGCAAAAAGAACGGGATCGAATTAAAACGAATCGCGAATCCGGATCTCCCTAAAATTCGAGTGTCTTGGCAGGAAATCGAACAAGTCCTGATCAATTGTTTGGTGAATGCGGTGAATGCGATCTCCGAAATGGAAATCAAACCTTCCTTTCCGAAAATTTCGATCATGACTCAGAAGGAATTTCATTTGAATCGAAACTCGATTCTTTTTATAATTTCAGATAACGGTCCGGGTATGACGAAAGACATTTTGGATAAAGCGTTTCTTCCTCTTTTTACAACTCGAAGAGGAAAACAGGGAACCGGTTTGGGTCTTGCAATTTCTCAAAGAATCATTTCCGAACACAATGGAACGATATCTTTAGAGTCTTCACCCGGAAACGGAACAAGGGTTTTGATTCGCCTTCCTATATAG